Part of the Spea bombifrons isolate aSpeBom1 chromosome 3, aSpeBom1.2.pri, whole genome shotgun sequence genome, ACTCCATCACACCAGGGTCATTGTTCTAGGTTACTGTGTGGCACTCCATCACACCAGGGGCAGGGTTCTAGGTTACTGTCTGGCACTCCATCACACCAGGGGCAGGGTTCTAGGTTACTGTCTGGCACTCCATCACACCAGGGTCATTGTTCTAGGTTACTGTGTGGCACTCCATCACACCAGGGGCAGGGTTCTAGGTTACTGTCTGGCACTCCATCACACCAGGGTCATTGTTCTAGGTTACTGTTTGGCACTCCATCACACCAGGGTCATTGTTCTACGTTACTGTCTGACATTCCATCACACCAGGGGCAGGGTTCTAGGTTACTGTCTGGCCCTCCATCACACCAGAGGTCCGGGTCCTAGGTTACTGTTTGGCACTCCATTACACCGTGGTCAGGGTTCTAGGTTACTGTCTGGCCCTCCATCACACCAGGGTCAGGGTTCTAGGTTACTGTCTGGCCCTCCAGCACGCAAGGGTCCGGGTCCTAGGTTACTATTTGGCACTCCATTACATCGTGGTCAGGGTTCTAGGTTATTCTCTGGCCCTCCATCACACCAGGGTCAGGGTTCTAGGTTACTGTCTGGCCCTCCATCACACCAGGAGCAGGGTTCTAGGTTACTCTCTGGCCCTCCATCACACCAGGAGCAGGGTTCTAGGATACTCTCTGGCCCTCCATTACCCCGGGCTAAGGGAATTAGATCAAGAAGACGCATGGTGAGAAAACACAACGAGGTGACCAGCAGCGCAGGCCCACAGACGTGGCTCTGACTCAAAGCAGAGCAAAAGGGCCCCGAGATCCCCAGGGGCCCTTCCTCAGCTGCCTACTTCCCCTGACTGTCTGATTGAAGATACTGAATGTCATAGGAGGGCATCTGGGGAGGTttaattgccccactctgcatGTTCTGTCCGGGTGTTCAGCCTCTCCcgacaggtgtataaaatcagccCATAGGCATCCGTCTCCAGAGAGAGACGCAACGGGGGTCGTCCCGAAGAGCGCATTAAACGTGGCGCTGTCACAGGAGGCCACCTTTACCACAAACCAGTCCACGGAAATCTGCCCCGGGCCGCTGTAAGGggtattattgtgaagtgggaGCGTCTAGGAGTAAAAGCAGCTCAGCCACGAAGCGGCAGAGCGCATACTCACAGTGCGCAACACTCACCAACCACGCTCACACTCAGAGCGCAGACACTCACAGACCCTGtacatcacacacactcacgcaccAGGGGCTTCATGAGATCCATTTCCacggctgagcagctgcacacaagcctcAGATCACTTTGTATAATGCCAAACGggggctggagtggtgtaaagccacCTCAACTGGGCTCTGGAGCAGGGGAACCGTGTTCTCTGCAGCGATGGATGAGTCCGAGGTTGGTGGATTCCAGGAGAACGCTGCCCCCCGAAACGCATCGTGTCTGCTGGGGGGAGGGGTAACGTCTGGGGCAGTTTTTTTAGGGTTAGCTCCAGTGAAGGGTTAATGTTAATGCTATAGGATACAGAGACATATTAGACTATTGTATGCTTCACACTCTGTGGCCCAGGCTTGGTGAGGGCCCCTTCCTGCCCCAGTATGACTGTGGCCCCTGTGTAAGGGGAGCATAATGAAGTCTCCCGTCTCTCCCCaatcctctctcttctctccccaatCCTCTCTCCGCGTCTCTctatcccatcccctctctgtctctcctctccctgtctctctcatTTTTATCCTGTAAACCGTCCCCGATCATAGTCTGTGGCTTAGTGGCTTAGGCTCCGGAGGGGCAGCTGGGGGCTCTGGTTCTGCACCCAAGGCGAATACGCCACGGATCCCACCTCTTAACTCTcatactcacactcactctaacaccataccctTACGCATACACACTCTTTCACatcatacacactgacacacatactcacactaacaccacgcattaacacacactcactctgacACCATACCCTCACACATACACCAACACTttcactctctaacaccatgcacactcgctctaacaccatGTGCTGACACGCACACTCATGCTAGCACCACACACTCCTCTAACCCTAGGCTAACACCTGACACTCTAACATCAAGtgttgacacacacactcatgctaacactatacactaaaaCACTCTCATACACTAACAGACGCACCCTTACCCATCACACACGCTGCTCTCACACTCCCGACACTGAGCAGCACTCATCACACACGCTGCGCTCACACTCATACTCTTTGCTCGGAGTAAATACGCGGCGCGGGGGTTCGGGTAGCAGGCTTTATTGAACGATATGCTGGGAATTTCTCATGAAATAAGAAGCGGTTTCTATACCCAGAGCGCACCCGGCTACACGGGGCGCGTTCATCTCCGCCTCCACCATTTTGCGTGTTTGTGCCCCCCTGACATGCGTGTGAGGACACGGCGCGAGTCCGTGGATGAGGGAGAGTGTACATTCTAGCTGCACAGTGTAAACATTTCGGCCGCCCCACCAGCCCAGGTCTTCGGATCCTTCACCAGGGTTTGCCCCCGACTTTGTGCTGCGCCATGGTATTTGACAGTGCCCTATAAAAGAAACGTATTGATGGGTGTGCGCGGCGGACACGACGAGGTGAACGGCTTCATTGGAAGTGAAACGCGTCTCGTGATGTCCCGGTGCGGCACTCCAAGGGTTTGTAGGCCACGTGTAAGAAGCGCGGGGCGGACATCCGACTGGTTTCCACGGATGCCCTGCGGGTAGAGTTTTGCCCCAGGTCACTCTGTGTGTAATTTATGCAATCCCccccatatctgggaactctctgggggTCTCCGGCCGAAGCTCTCCTTTCCATACAGTTATATAGATGTGGTTAGCCCCGCCCCTCACTAAACCGCTCCaaccctttagattgtaagctcacgggcTGAGTTCCCATCTCCTGATGTAttgatgtatatttgttatgtgcgTTAACTGCCccactttgtacagcgctgcggaatccgTTGGCgctcaataaataaaaggtaataataagtTAGCCTGACGGTTTGTTCCCCCCGCGTGATTCACCAAATGACCGCTACCGGCCTCAGGGGCCACGGACCTAAACGTGACGTTTACAGACATCAACTCACCGACGCGCGCACCGGGTCCCAGATGAGACGGAGCCCGGTGTGCCCGTCCGGCGTGTGCGCGTCCGGCGTGTGCGCGTCCGGCATGTACCCGTCCGGCGTGTGCCCGCTGTGCCGTCTGAGGATCGTCTGTATTGAGACTTTAAAATTCTGGGAGAGGTTTGCCATCTCTAGCTATGAATGTCTGTCGGGGGCCGTCCTGCTCCGTCCGGTCTCCTAATCattatacacgtgtgtgtgtgtgtgtaacgtgtatatatataaaaacacgcgtataaatatatacacacaatacatacacatatatatgggAGGGCTATTACTTTCATACACACATGTGATTACTTTCATACGTGTTCGTTGTACCGGAGTTGCCATGTATCCGGGGGCAGCTGCTCCTTAAATCGGGGAAAAGCCAAGCTAACAAAGAGCTGAGTTTCTGTGAAATGGAGGACAGAAGGAATTTTATCCCACGGGTCAGGGTTATACCCTCCCGCCTCTGCCTGGGGTATATAGTTGGTGCTTTAATGCACAGAGTTGCCCCCGTGGTAGAACCTGGGCTCCTTTATTTTGCATACTAGGCCTGGACTCACTATTATCGTGTGACCCTGGCTTAAAGCTGAAAGCAACTGCAGCTCTGGGATCTTCCACCACCCAAACTGGGCCTGTGGGAATCGAATAATGGCCCCTGTGCCCCCACAAATCTCAGGAGGAGTTTAGGCCCCCTGTTCACCACTGGGGCATCTGTTCTCAAAGTGTGTTGAGCGAAGCGTGACAATCGTCCGGCCTGAGCCCAAGAACCTCCTCTGCTGGCTCCATTATCTGCCCTCAGCTCCTCCTCCGCTGCCTCCCTGCCGTGGTTTGGTTGCTGGACTTGGCACTTGAACCTTAAACCTCTGACCCCTCCTGACAACAGCTGGCGTGGTGGGGCCCTCTCCTGGGACCTGTGCTCGGGACTGGATTTTGAGAGAGGGATTTGCCCGTGGATTGGTGGCAGCTGGTCTTCGCTGCCTGGAGGGGGATGGACTCTCGGTTCTGGAAAGTGACTGGCTTCGAGGAGAAGCACTGACTGTTCGTGGTGGAGCCACCGGACTCTTGGGTGGTCCATGGCTGAGCCTTCGCACGTTGTTCCGAGCGGGAGTTGGACTTGACAGCGGAGGGAGCCTCATATGTAGAGCTTTGGGCTTAAGGTCGGGGGAAAGGCCAGTAACTCCAGCAAGAGAAGCTCCCGAGAAGTGGTACCTGCACCCAAAACAAGAGAATGGAAAACGGGTTGGAAATGGTATTGAAGCTCAGAGATAACGGGTTAAGGGtggagaataaagaaaaaatggaatCCAGGCACAAAACCTGGGAAAAGAATGTCAGAGACGGGCGAATAGACGAGCCGAATGGGacttatctgccgtcagattctatGAGATGAAGAAAGAGAGAGCCAGGGAGCCAATGCTCCTCCAAATATTACTGCCAGCTCCGTTCTTTTAGACACAAGTTAATAATATAACTGTTTTTGACACTAAAATAACGAGGTCTAATTATCACAGCCCGATCCCAAAATTCTAGAAATATTTTTCAGCTTGTTAtaattcacttttatttgacCCGGATGAGGAAGAAAAGCCTCCTGAGACCTGGTTACAAATCAGGTACCAAGAGTTGCACCCCACATGCACGTTTCTTACCTCGAAGTAGATGAAGGTCCTCTGCCGGTTGACGCCGGTGGAATTGCAGAGCGGATACTTTTTACAGGAGTGACTGGACGTGGAATTTTGCTTCTAGAACTGGACAGTAAGTCAACGTTTCTGGCAGAGATGGCTTTCTCCTTTCCAGTCTTCTTGGGTGTGGAGTCATCTGTGTCTTCCTCAGACCCGGTGGTTGAGAGGGTCTCCGAAGCTCTCCTTCTCTCATCACTGGAAGAAGCAGAAGATGAACCGGCCGATGCCAACCTCTGTAGACGGATCTGTCTCTTCTCCATCACAAGACGCGCCAGGTCAAGTTGCTTTGTCCTCTTCTGGAATCTCTCTTTGGCAGAGTGTGACATAGACTGGTCTGAGCCTGTGTCCTCTTCTGATAAAAACACAGGGATACGACTTCTAAAGCGTGTCCCCGGGGGCCGGGTTGTGCACTTGCTGGTGCCCTCTTCAGATCCTTTAAGGCGATCGGTGGCATTCACAATCTTTTCATGCTGTGTCACTACAACCTCTACAATCTCGTCATCTTGCTGTCCTTTGGATTCACCGGCTCCGTTGACAACCTTCAGGTCCTGAGTCTCGGTGCAGAGCTCTGCGTTGCTGGCCGACAAGGCGCAGCTGTCAATCTCACCTACTTCCACAGCAGAGTTGATGCTCCCGTTCTCTCTTAGCAGCTCAAGGTCTTCCATCTCCTCCTCTATAATCGGCTCCTCAAACTGCCCGGAGCCATAATGCTCTTCCATTCTTATTAACTGCCCCGTGGAAGACATGACGTTCAAGTGCGTCTTTTCTGCGATATGAATAAATGTGCGTTCAACTTTGGTAAAGGGAGAGGAGGAGACAGCCCCAGGGGCGACTGGTTTTGGTTCTGACTTCAGGATGGAAGATAAAGTTCCTGGCTCGGATACATCCAGTTGGCTGCCCATCGGCTGAGGCCTCTCTGCTTGAGGCGTTAGCGCAGCAAGAGTCCCGAGGTCGACCTCTGCCATCAGCTCATTGGTGACTGGGGACTTTTTCACGTCTCCGGGTGAGAAGAGCACTAATGTCTTAGATCCCTCTTCTAACTCTAGGTCGTTCTCTGCCGTAGAGGCGCGACCCCTTGAATCCTTCTGATCGTCAGCAAGGAGAGTGGAGGGAGCTCCTTCCTGACTGTGCTCAGTGCTCTTCTGACTCACATCACTGCTGGACCCACTCTGCAGATCTATGTCCTCCCCCAAAAACTCtgcctcttcttcctcttcatccttctcctcctcctgtGGAGCCTTCCTGCCGACAATGATGTGCGGCTCTGGGGCATGCATGGCGGGGAGGACCAAGCTACAGAAGTCCACCCGCTTTATCCGATGCGGGACGCGCAGCATTTCCTTGCTATCGGATATGTCCTTCTTAAAGTCTTGGTAAGGCAAGCTTAAAGGCACCGCCTTGGGCATCCCATTCAGTTCAAAATGCTTCAGGCTGAGGACCTGCAGTGACATCAAAATAAAGAACACGACATAAAATGTAACTCTTAATAACTAAATGCCAGATTATAAACCTTTCTAAGCGCAGCTGAATGACCAAATGTTTCGTAGAAAAGCCTCTTTAATCATATCAAATGTACCTTATTCATAACCTTTTTGGGAACACATTGTCGGTAATACAGAGGAACCAAAAACCCCACATTGAAGTGATTTCCAAATGTGCctcataaagggttaaaattatttACTGACTCCAAAATGGCCCCTGATTTCTAAtaccgtccttataacccgttatatccctgtatattcctcatattatatattatatactctccggccgtataactaatcccgtccttataacccgttatatcctgtatattcctcatattatatattatatactctccggccgtataactaatcccgtccttataacccgttatatcctgtatattctcatattatatattatatactctccccccgtataactaatcccgtccttataacccgttatatcctgtatattcttcatattatatattatatactctccccccgtataactaatcccgtccttataacccgttatatccctgtatattcctcatattatatattatatactctccggccgtataactaatcccgtccttataacccgttatatccagtatattcctcatattatatattatataggctccccctgtataactaatcccctccttataacccgttatatcctgtatattctcatattatatattatatactctccccccgtataactaatcccgtccttataacccgttatatcctgtatattcttcatattatatattatatactctccccccgtataactaatcccgtccttataacccgttatatcctgtatattcctcatattatttattatatactctccggccgtataactaatcccatccttattacccgttatatcccgtatattcctcatattatatattagatactctccggccgtataactaatcccatccttattaCCCGTTATATCtgttgtatatacttctcctctctcaaaccaataccaccaattgatatgcgtggagaataatccgctctgcgttgtgtattaatgataaatgtaataccccttgttacctcctccaagaactaacatataaccgtatccccttttccagataatatatatgtctagttctactaaggttttctacctgatattacaataaaacagccaacccaagattcttaccagagagagagctttaattagaatctgcccagattaatgctacagcaaagacaaaaccagagttacagtgatatacagatgacaatcattcataccaaccacaaacatcccatctatctaatatctgctgctaagtgtgtatgctgtgtgggtgatgtgccaagggtgagactctccaatccagtctccccctgtgtgtttctacaatgtctttttaagggatttctctattgatgtgtaaatgaggtccctgtcctgtgttcccaagaccccaccgtgtgatgttattgacttgctatgtttcccatgcctatctccaggtgatgcatttccttccttctctacatagtgtataggtgtgatatcttcttacagctgtctttcctgttacttcccccctaagtagcttgcagctatcatacatacatatatacacacaaacttaATCAAGCACTTATTAATTACAGATATTTACCCCAAcaatatcctgtatattcctcatattatatactctccggccgtataactaatcccgtccttataacccgttatatcctgtatattcctcatattatatactctctggcccgtataactaatcccgtccttataacccgttatatcctgtatattcctcataatatattatatactctctggccgtataactaatctcgtccttataacccgttatatcctgtatattcctcatattatatattatatactctccggcccgtataactaatcctgtccttataacccgttatatccctgtatattcctcatattatatattatattctctccggccgtataactaatcccatccttatttgcggttatatccctgtatattcctcatattatatactctccggccatataactaatcccatccttataacccgttatatccctgtatattcctcatattatatactctccgggagtataactaatcccgtccttataacccgttatatccctgtatattcctcacattatatattatatactctccggccgtataactaatcccgtccttataacccgttatatcctgtatattcctcatattatatattatatactctcctcccgtataactaatcccgtccatataacccgttatatccctgtatattcctcatattatatattatatactctccggccgtataactaatcccgtccttataacccgttatatccctgtatattcctcatattatatattatatactctccgggcgtataactaatcccgtccttataacccgttatatccctgtatattcctcatattatatattatatactctcccccgtataactaaccccgtccttataacccgttatatcctgtatattcctcatattatatattatatactctccggccgtataactaatcccgtccttataacccgttatatcctgtatattcctcatattatatataatatactctccccccgtataactaatcccgtccttataacccgttatatccctgtatattcctcatattatatactctccggccgtataactaatcccgtccttataacccgttatatcctgtatattcctcatattatatattatatactctccggccgtataactaatcccgtccttataacccgttatatccctgtatattcccatattatatattatatactctcccccgtataactaatcccgtccttataacccgttatatcctgtatattcctcatattatatattatatactctccgccgtataactaatcccgtccttataacccgttatatccctgtatattcctcatattatatattatatactctccgccgtataactaatcccatccttataacccgttatatcctgtatattcctcatattatatattatatactctccgccgtataactaatcccgtccttataacccgttatatccctgtatattcctcatattatatattatatactctccggcccgtataactaatcccgtccttataacccgttatatccctgtatattcctcatattatatattatattctctccggccgtataactaatcccatccttatatgcggttatatccctgtatattcctcatattatatattatatactctctggccatataactaatcctgtccttataacccgttatatccctgtatattcctcatattatatactctccgggagtataactaatcccgtccttataacccgttatatcctgtatattcctcatattatatattatatactctcccccgtataactaatcctgtccttataacccgttatatcctgtatattcctcatattatatattatatactctgcggccgtataactaatcccgtccttataacccgttatatccctgtatattcctcatattatatattatatactctccggccgtataactaatcccgtccttataacccgttatatccctgtatattcctcatattatatattatatactctccgggcgtataactaatcccgtccttataacccgttatatccctgtatattcctcatattatatattatatactctcccccgtataactaaccccgtccttataacccgttatatcctgtatattcctcatattatatattatatactctccggccgtataactaatcccgtccttataacccgttatatcctgtatattcctcatattatatataatatactctccccccgtataactaatcccgtccttataacccgttatatccctgtatattcctcatattatatattatatactctccggccgtataactaatcccgtccttataacccgttatatcctgtatattcctcatattatatattatatactctccggccgtataactaatcccgtccttataacccgttatatccctgtatattcctcatattatatattatatactctcccccgtataactaatcccgtccttataacccattatatcctgtatattcctcatattatatattatatactctccggccgtataactaatcccatccttataacccgttatatcctgtatattcctcatattatatattatatactctccgccgtataactaatcccgtccttataacccgttatatccctgtatattcctcatattatatattatatactctccgtccgtataactaatcctgccCTTATAACCCGTAATATCCCTgtttattcctcatattatatattatatactctccggccgtataaataatcccgtccttataacccgttatatccctgtatattcctcatattatatattatatactctccccccgtataactaaccccgtccttataacccgttatatcctgtatattcctcatattatatattatatactctccggccgtataactaatcccatccttataacccgttatatcctgtatattcctcatattatatattatatactctccgccgtataactaatcccgtccttataacccgttatatccctgtatattcctcatattatatattatatactctccgtccgtataactaatcctgccCTTATAACCCGTAATATCCCTgtttattcctcatattatatattatatactctccggccgtataaataatcccgtccttataacccgttatatccctgtatattcctcatattatatattatatactctccccccgtataactaaccccgtccttataacccgttatatcctgtatattcctcatattatatattatatactctccggccgtataactaatcccgtccttataacccgttatatcctgtatattcctcatattatatattatatactctccggccgtataactaatcccgtccttataacccgttatatcctgtatattcctcatattatatattatatactctccggccgtataactaaccccatccttataactcgttatatccctgtatattcctcatattatatattatatattctccggcccgtataactaatcccgtccttataacccgttatatcactgtatattcctcatattatatattatatactctccggccatataactaatcccgtccttataacccgttatatcctgtatattcctcatattatatattatatactctccccccgtataactaatcccgtccttataacccgttatatcctgtatattcctcatattatatattatatactctccggccgtataactaatcccgtccttataacccgttatatcctgtatattcctcatattatatattatatactctccggccgtataactaatcccgtccttataacccgttatatcctgtatattcctcatattatatattatatactctccggccgtataactaatcccgtccttataacctcttatatccctgtatattcctcatattatatattatatactctccggctgtataattaatcccgtccttataacccgttatatcctgtatattcctcatattatatattatacactctccggccgtataactaatcccgtccttataacccgttatatccctgtatattcctcatattatatattatatactctcccccgttataactaatcccgtccttataacccgttatatccctgtatattcctcatattatatattatatactctccggccgtataactaatcccgtccttataacccgttatatccctgtatattcctcatattatatattatatactctccggcccgtataactaatcccgtccttataaccccttatattcctgtatagtcctcatattatatattatatactctccggccttataactaatcccgtccttataacccgttatatcctgtatattcctcatattatatattatatactctccggccgtataactaatcccgtccttataacccgttatatatccctgtatattcctcatattatatataatatactctccccccgtataactaatcccgtccttataacccgttatatccctgtatattcctcatattatatattttatactctatggcaggggtgtccaagttttttctgcagtgggccagcCGCGCGCAGAGAACGAGACGCAGACCACTCAGACTCAAGAGAGTAATGACAGACAAGCCACGGTGGCCACTAAATCCACGACTTTCTATTTAATTCATTGGGTCAGAGTTTATAGATCCTGGCCCAGTATCAACTACCACAGAAATGTGGAGAATCGGCAGGTTCGCAGCGCAACTTTCAGCGTGAGATGAGTGAGCGTGAGTGCCTCTGGG contains:
- the TTBK1 gene encoding tau-tubulin kinase 1 isoform X2 translates to MGRHDDLWSLFYMLVEFAVGQLPWRKIKDKEQVGMIKEKYDHRMLLKHMPSEFHLFLEHISTLDYFTKPDYQMIMSVFESSMKERGITENEAFDWEKGGTDILLSTSTSTPPQQNTRQTAAMFGVVNVTPVPGDLLRENTEDVLQGEHLSDQENAPPVLPGRPADLTGQVPNAGFNDTEIWEETDVNRNKLRISISKTQCLMEEDHSRGGCPSSPVRAPPESPTTQARSLRYRRVNSPESDRLSTADRPELPERRSRIDLPASPSRQACSSQPAQMLSIETGPADRQASGRMEVSASVEHEALSNAFRSVPLAEEEDFDSKEWVIIDKETELKDFHPGAEPSTSGTTDEEPEELRPLEDGEERRRPSGAEAAVRPKVHEARSRAMQTVAEEETSSRNEGPDCRPDPPPGSPSHSHSTSAARQRRRESDPIGPQRPVLSLKHFELNGMPKAVPLSLPYQDFKKDISDSKEMLRVPHRIKRVDFCSLVLPAMHAPEPHIIVGRKAPQEEEKDEEEEEAEFLGEDIDLQSGSSSDVSQKSTEHSQEGAPSTLLADDQKDSRGRASTAENDLELEEGSKTLVLFSPGDVKKSPVTNELMAEVDLGTLAALTPQAERPQPMGSQLDVSEPGTLSSILKSEPKPVAPGAVSSSPFTKVERTFIHIAEKTHLNVMSSTGQLIRMEEHYGSGQFEEPIIEEEMEDLELLRENGSINSAVEVGEIDSCALSASNAELCTETQDLKVVNGAGESKGQQDDEIVEVVVTQHEKIVNATDRLKGSEEGTSKCTTRPPGTRFRSRIPVFLSEEDTGSDQSMSHSAKERFQKRTKQLDLARLVMEKRQIRLQRLASAGSSSASSSDERRRASETLSTTGSEEDTDDSTPKKTGKEKAISARNVDLLSSSRSKIPRPVTPVKSIRSAIPPASTGRGPSSTSRYHFSGASLAGVTGLSPDLKPKALHMRLPPLSSPTPARNNVRRLSHGPPKSPVAPPRTVSASPRSQSLSRTESPSPSRQRRPAATNPRANPSLKIQSRAQVPGEGPTTPAVVRRGQRFKVQVPSPATKPRQGGSGGGAEGR